CATGGTGCTGCTGGTGACACTCGCCAACCAGGCCCGCGACTTCGCGCTGGCCGGCGAGCGCCATGCCTACGACGTGACCTTGCTCGTCCGCTCGCTCGACGCGACGCTGTCGCGGTCGGAAGCGGCGCTCGGCCGCTTCGTGCTCGACGAAGACACCTCGCCACAAGGCACGGGCGCGATCTACGCCGATCAGTGGCGCCTCGCCGGCTACCAGCTCGATCAGCTCCACGGCCTCGTCAAACGCGATCCCGAGCAGCGTATTCGGGTGACCGAGTTGGAAGCGCTCTACAATGAGCGCGGCCTCGAACTGGGCGCCGCCGCCAAGGCTGCCAGCGCCAAGCAGGAACAGGGCGGCGTTCCCCTCTATTATGCCGCCAGCCGTTCGGCGACCGGCCCCGAACTCCGCGCCAAGCTGGCCGAGATCGCCAGCGCCGAGCGCGGTGTCCTGCGCGCCTCGATGCGGCAGACGCAGATCTTCTCGGGCCGCGCCGACCGGCTGACCGACTATCTGTCGTGGCTCGGCATCTTCGGCGGGATCATGGCGATCACGCTGGGGCTGCTGGCGCTGCAGACGTGGCGCGAGAACCTCCGCGCGCGGCGCGAGGCCGACACGCTCGAGGAAGCGGTCGCCCTGCGCACGGTCGAGCTGAGCGAAGCCTATCAAGCGCTGAAAGCCGAGGCCGAGGAGCGCGAGGCGGCCGAGGCGCAGCTTCGCCAAGTCCAGAAGATGGAAGCGGTGGGGCAGCTCACCGGCGGCATCGCGCACGACTTCAACAACATGCTCGCGGTGGTGGTCGGCGGGCTCGACCTTGCGCGGCGGCGGCTGAACGGTCCCCGCAGCGAGGTCCAGCTTCACCTCACCAACGCGATGGAGGGCGCGACGCGGGCCGCGGCGCTGACCCGCCGCCTGCTGTCCTTCGCCCGCGCCGAGCCCTTGCTCCCCGCCCGGGTCGAAGCGGGCGATCTCGTTGGCGGCATGTCTGACCTGCTCGACCGCACTTTGGGCGAGCGGATCCGGGTCAAAGTCGACGCCGCGGCCGACGGCTGGCCCGTCTTCGTCGACCCGCACCAGCTGGAAAATGCGATCCTCAACCTGGCGGTCAACGGTCGCGACGCGATGGACGGGGTCGGCGACCTCACCATCAGTACGCGCAATGTCGCGCTCGCCGCGGGCGAGGTCGGCGAGTTGGACGCGGGCGACTATGTCCGCTTCGCGGTCACCGACACCGGCTGCGGCATGACCCCCGAGGTGATCGAGCGCGCGTTCGAGCCGTTCTTCACGACGAAGGAAGTTGGCAAGGGTACGGGCCTAGGCCTGTCCCAGATCTTCGGCTTCGCGCACCAGTCGGGCGGCGAGGTGACGATCGATTCTGTAGTTGGCGTGGGCACGACCGTCGCGCTCCTCCTGCCGCGGGCAGCCGGCGCGTCGGCCGAGGTGAGGATGCACCCCGCGATGAACCAGCGCGATTCTGCCGATCCCAGCGTGCCCGGCGCACGCATCCTGCTGGTCGAGGACGATCCCCGGGTCCGCGCCGCGACCGTCGGTGCGCTTGAGGACCTCGATTACCAGCCGGTCGCCTGCGACAGCGGCGCGGAAGCGATTCGATTGTTCGAGAGCCAGCCGTTCGACCTCGTCATCTCCGACGTGATCATGCCCGAGATGACCGGCCCCGAGCTGGTTCGCGAATTGAAGGCGCGCCGGCCGCAGACCGCCATCCTGTTTGTCACCGGTTACGTCGGCGAAGGCGAGAGCGAGGATTTGGTCGGCTACGAATTGCTACGCAAGCCGTTCACCGTCAGCGGCCTCGCCCAAGCGGTGGTTACCGCGCTCGGCCGCAATCCGCCGCAGCAGGATCACGGCCAGGCAGCCTGACCGCCAATCCTACAGCGCCTTTTCGTAGATCCGGTAGATCTTGTTGACCCAGGCGCCGGGCAACTGGGCGATCGAGATCATGCCCTGATTGTCCTCGAGCACCCAGCCGAATTCGCCATGGGTCGCGCCATATTTGTTGACGCTCGCCTTGCGGCAATGCTCGATCATCATGAAGGCTAGCTGCCCAGCCTGGCGGCTGCCCTGCAGATCCTTGGTGACCCCCATCAGCGGCACCCGCATCCGCTGGACACGCGGCTTGCGCAGGCGCCATAGCAGCTTGGCCCAATTGAACGGGAACAGCTTGCCGTCGAGGTCGCGGATCAGTTCGTTGATGTCGGGGATGGTGATCATGAAGGCCTTGGGCACACCGTCGACCTCGGCCACCACCACCAGATCCTCGAAGATGATCGGCTTCAATTTCTTGCCGGCGTAGGCGATCTCGGCCGGGGTCAGCGGGACGAACCCCCAATTGTCCGACCAGGCATCGTTGAGCAGCCCGAGGATCAGCGCGGCTTCCTCGTCGAAGCGGCTCTTGTCGACCGGCCGCAGCCGGATCCGCGGGTTGCGATTGCCGCTCTCGATCAGCCGGTCGAGCAGCGGCGGATAGCTGATCCGGATGTCGAGCTCGTAGGTGTAAAGGTCCTTGGCCTTGGCGTAGCCGGCGGCTTCCCACCAACCTTTATACTCGCGGCGATGGTGGCCCATCATCGCGGTCGGCGCCTCGTCATAGCCCTCGACCAACAATCCCGGCTGGTCCCAGATCGACAGGCTGATCGGTCCCAGCGCGCGGGTCATGCCCTTGTCGCGAAGCCATTGCTCGGCGGTGACGAGAAGCTGGGCGCCCGCTTCTTCCTCAAGCGCTTCGTACATGCCGATCTGGCCGGTCCCAGCGCCCATATGCTCGAGAACCAGCTGGTCGACCTGCGCGCTGATCCGGGCGACGACCTTGCCGTCCCGCTCCGCCGTCCACAGCGCCGCCTCGGCATGCTCGAACCAGGGGTTCTTCCTGGGGTCGATCAGCCCCAGCTCCTCATCCTTGAGGGGCGGGACCCAATGGGGGTCGTCGCGATAGACGTCCCACAGGAGATCGACGAAGCGGCGGCGGTCGGCGGCGGTCGTGACCGGGCGAATGGCGAGGCTCATCCCCCCCTGCTAGCGGGCGCGGGGCGGGCCGCCTAGAGCGCGGCGGCGTCGCCGTACAAAACGTAACCTTGCTGACGGACGTTGCCGATGAGCTCGCGCTCGCCGGGGGCGTTGAGCGCCTGCCGCAGCCGTCGGAAGCAGGTCCGCAGATTGGCCATCTCGAGCGTTCGCCCCTGCCACAGCAATTGCTCAAGCTCGTCGCGGCTGAAGACATGGGTCGGTCGCGCCATCATCAGCGACAGCAATTGCACCTGCAGCGCGCTGAGCAGGATGGTCCGCCCGTTCCGCCACGCCTTGAAGCGCGTAGGGTCGAGCGACAGGTCGGCAAAGCGCAGGAGCGCCGGGTCGTCACCCCTGTCGGTGGCTGCATCGGACATGGCCATGGCCCGGGCTTC
The Sphingomonas ginsengisoli An et al. 2013 genome window above contains:
- a CDS encoding response regulator, which produces MTPEGNGFDWRRGGVAAGALIATLILLGMVLLVTLANQARDFALAGERHAYDVTLLVRSLDATLSRSEAALGRFVLDEDTSPQGTGAIYADQWRLAGYQLDQLHGLVKRDPEQRIRVTELEALYNERGLELGAAAKAASAKQEQGGVPLYYAASRSATGPELRAKLAEIASAERGVLRASMRQTQIFSGRADRLTDYLSWLGIFGGIMAITLGLLALQTWRENLRARREADTLEEAVALRTVELSEAYQALKAEAEEREAAEAQLRQVQKMEAVGQLTGGIAHDFNNMLAVVVGGLDLARRRLNGPRSEVQLHLTNAMEGATRAAALTRRLLSFARAEPLLPARVEAGDLVGGMSDLLDRTLGERIRVKVDAAADGWPVFVDPHQLENAILNLAVNGRDAMDGVGDLTISTRNVALAAGEVGELDAGDYVRFAVTDTGCGMTPEVIERAFEPFFTTKEVGKGTGLGLSQIFGFAHQSGGEVTIDSVVGVGTTVALLLPRAAGASAEVRMHPAMNQRDSADPSVPGARILLVEDDPRVRAATVGALEDLDYQPVACDSGAEAIRLFESQPFDLVISDVIMPEMTGPELVRELKARRPQTAILFVTGYVGEGESEDLVGYELLRKPFTVSGLAQAVVTALGRNPPQQDHGQAA
- a CDS encoding N-acetyltransferase — protein: MSLAIRPVTTAADRRRFVDLLWDVYRDDPHWVPPLKDEELGLIDPRKNPWFEHAEAALWTAERDGKVVARISAQVDQLVLEHMGAGTGQIGMYEALEEEAGAQLLVTAEQWLRDKGMTRALGPISLSIWDQPGLLVEGYDEAPTAMMGHHRREYKGWWEAAGYAKAKDLYTYELDIRISYPPLLDRLIESGNRNPRIRLRPVDKSRFDEEAALILGLLNDAWSDNWGFVPLTPAEIAYAGKKLKPIIFEDLVVVAEVDGVPKAFMITIPDINELIRDLDGKLFPFNWAKLLWRLRKPRVQRMRVPLMGVTKDLQGSRQAGQLAFMMIEHCRKASVNKYGATHGEFGWVLEDNQGMISIAQLPGAWVNKIYRIYEKAL
- a CDS encoding winged helix-turn-helix domain-containing protein, which encodes MSDAATDRGDDPALLRFADLSLDPTRFKAWRNGRTILLSALQVQLLSLMMARPTHVFSRDELEQLLWQGRTLEMANLRTCFRRLRQALNAPGERELIGNVRQQGYVLYGDAAAL